The segment GCGTTGGAGAGGCACCGAACATTATGGCTATCTTCTCAAACATCTGGGGTGCCTCCTGTCACAATCCGAATCGCTTCCTCGGTTTTTTCGTCAATCCCTGTTGTTTCCGTCAGTTGCGCGAAAATCTCATTGAGTGCTGTCTGATTGGTCTCCTGTCGTAGTTCCTCCACCGGTGCATCGGCGATGAGTTTCCCGGCGTTAATAATCATAATTCGCGGACAGAGCGTTTCGGCAACTTCAAGAATGTGCGTGCAGTAGAGGATTGTTTTTCCCAACTCGGCTAAGCGTTGCAGCAGTGTTTTCATAAGCCTTACCGTTCCAACATCCAGATTGGTGAACGGTTCATCTAAAAACAGCACATCTGGATTGTGCATTAAGGCAGACATAATGAGGCACTTCTGACGCATGCCTTGTGAGAAACTGCTTATTCTCTGGCTTGCCTGCGATTCCATGTCGAACAGTTTCGCGAGTTCCTTTATCTTCTGCGCGATGAGACCTTCCTCTAACTGATAGAGTCTGCCCATTAACTGAAGATGTTCTACCAAGGTGAGGTGTTCATAGAGTTGCGCCTCTTCTGGCACGTATCCGATCTGCCGCTTTAGTTCAAGCAGCTCGGTTTCGGCGTTATATCCTGCCACAGAGATTTCGCCGGATGTCGGTTGCAACAAACCCACGAGCATTTTAAGCGTTGTGCTTTTCCCCGCGCCGTTAGGACCGAGATAACCGACGATTTCACCTTGTTGCACGTCAAAGCTAATGTCGTCAACCGCCGTGTTTTGTCCATATTTTTTCGTGATATGTGAAACCTGAATCATGTTTTTTCTTGTCCTCGTAGTTTAGCACTGTTTAATATGTAAACATTTCAGTAGAAAATGAGAAATCTCGCTCCGCTTGCCGCTGGCGATGATTGTATCCTCGCCTTCCCGTAATCGCCAAATAATGCTGCCCTTTACCATAAGTTTGTTTGATGCACAATGTTCAAACCTTTTGATATTTTTTACGAGTTTCCACGTAAACCTAACTCATAGAAAAAACATCTCATCAGTTTCCAATAACTGCAGCCCCGTAGGGGGTTTTTGCTTGGGTGTTTTTTCAGTATCTGTATAGAAACCGTTCTTCCCATAGCCAAAGCCCCGTAGGGGGTTTTTGCTTGGGTGTTTTTTCAGCATCTGTATAGAATATCACATGAAAACCTGTGAAAAATTGTCCAAGGTTTAGTGTAAACAGAACACTCCTCTATAATAATTAGAGACGTGATTTTGGGACCGAAAGGGTGCATAATTTCAAATATAAGAGGGAACTCCATCCGACGAATATTAGTTATCAGCGTGTAGCAAATATAACAAACTTCCAATCCAAATGCTCTTTTCTGCTAACCGCTGACTGCTGATTGCTGACCACCGTTGGTAGACATCGATTTCAATTTATGTTAACATATTTAGACATTCATAATCATCCCGATTTCTTGAAAGAGGAAGGAGCATACATAATGGAATTCGTCCAGTTGACAGACGCACAGCGTGAGGAATTTGAGGAGAACGGATACTTCATCATGCGATCGGTGCTTGACAGCGACATGATAGATCGCCTGCTTGAAGCGGGCGATCACCTGATGGCATCGTTAAATCTCAATGGTGGACATTATGGACACAGGCGAGACGGATTGGTACAAGAGCCTGCCTTCGCAGAACTTGTCTCGCAAACAAAGGCGATACCGTTGGTCATTCAACTCCTCGGCACCAATATCCATATTACCAATACTGCGCTCCTCTACAAACATCCGCAGCCACACGAACTTCCAGAGCACCGAGGGTGGCATCGAGATGCCGGTCTGCATTTGGATCTCGGACACAAGGCTTGCCCGCGTGTTGGTTTGAAGGTCGCTTACTGCTTAACGGACTGCGATGTACCGAACTCTGGCGCGACGTTGTTTATTCCGAAGAGCCACACGTCGGGAGAACCCTTGGGGATCCCCGAAGGTGAAATTGATCCGATTGAACCCTACGATGAGCCGTTACTCCGCGCGGGGGACGCTTATTTCTTTGAAAGCCGTATCTACCACACCACTGGACTCAACTTTACGGATAAAACCGCCAAAATTGTCATTTACGGCTACCATTACGCGTGGCTCAAGCCAGAAGGATATCTGTTGTATTACAATGATAGACAGCAGCCCGACGAGAATGTGTTAGGGCTCGTTGATGATTTGGGGAAACAGTTTCTCGGTGGTGGCGGCGGTGCGGCAGCACAATGGGCAGCAGAACATAATCTGACATTAGAACAAGCACCACACGTCGTGACAATCTAATTGGTTGCTACTTTCTTTTTTTACAACCGATAGAAGGCACGCGCATTTTCCGCCATGATCTTGCGTTTGAGCGTCGGTGAGAGGTTTTTCGGGAGTGCCTGATCTGGAGAATCGAAATCCCAATGCGGATAGTCGGTTGCGAACATCAACTTATCATCTAAGTTGAGCTGCGCCAGCAGCTGATCAAAGTATTCTTGTTTGGGAGGCTCTTCGATCGGCTGCGTGGTAATCCAGAAATGCTCTCGGATGTACTCGGAAGGGAGCCGTGTTAATTCAGGCACCTCATCGTGCAGTTTCTTCCACGCACGATCGAGTCGCCACATCAGCGGTGGTAGCCAAGCGAACCCCCCCTCAATGAGAACGACCTTAAGCGTCGGGAATTGTTCAAACACCCCTTCACAGACGAGACTGGTGACCTGTGTCTGAAACGCCTGTGTCATACCGGCGTGGTCCTCGATATAGTGTGAAGGTCTACCAACGGCGGTGATAGGTCCGACACCGACACCGGTGAAATGGATGCCAATCGGGAGATCATGCTCCACCGCTGCCTCATACATCTTCCAGTATTTACGTCTGCCCAAAGGTTCCATCGTGCGTGCGAGCAGCAGTATTTGCACGAAACCCGGATGCTCTGCCAGTCGCTCGATCTCCATTGTTGTGAACTCTGCGTCATCGCATGCAACGATCATAGAGGCACGGAGTCTCGGTTCTTTTTCAAGCCATTCTTCGATTTGCCAGTCGTTTGCGGCACTTGCCCACGCTGCAGCATAAGGGAGGTTGGGCATCTCACAGACCGGTGTCAAGCAGTTGAGGATACCGAATTCAATGTTGAACGCATCCAGCAGCTGCTCGCGTAAGAAATCGAGATCGGAACCGGGGCGATGTCCGGAAGGAGTCCACGCATCATATCTGGCACCGAAGGGATGGGCGCGAGGGATGTATGCCCCAACGCGATCGGTTGTACCGACCATACCGTGATGCTTACGCCAGCGTTCGGAGAGATATGGATACAACACCGTCTCGGAAGCGAGGGTGTTATGCACATCACAGTCGATAACTGAGAGTTTCTGTTGTTCAGGTGTTTCTGTTTTCTTCATTTTTGTGTCCATCTTACAGTCAGGTGTCCCGCCTCATTATGAGCAGCTTGATCGTATATTCTATGCTTCACCATAGTTGATTATTCAATCAGAAGAATTAGTGAAGTGATCTTCGCGGTACTTAGAGAAGTAGTATAGCACAGCGCGTTCCGCAATATCTTTCATAATCTCAAACATTTCATCAACTGTCCACTCCTCGGCGCGGAAATAGAAACTACCTCGGTTGAATCGACCATCTTCCTTATTGTAGAGATAAGTTTTGTTGAGTTTCCCAAACATTGCCATAGTTGACACCTTATCCAAAGTTGAGGATCCTTCCTCAAAATCACAACCGTATCCAAAACAAACAAAGGGAAAGATACTTTCACATAGTAGGGCGGTGCGGAATCCTATTAAGTTTTTCCCAAGACGTTCAATAGCGTTTCCTTTTGATTGCTTGGATTGTCCTTCTTCTTCCCGTGAATCATTTGTTCCTTGTCTTTTGACCTCTGAAATCAAAATTGGATAGGTTAATGTACTATCCTTGATGCTCTTTATCGTAAGAATACCTCCATCCGGTTTCATATTAGTTTTTTTAGAGTGACAATGTAAATCAATGTCAGGAAAATATGGTCTTAGTTCGTTAATAATGTCTTTCAAATACCATTGTTTTTCATGAGTTAAAGTGATTTTTTTTCCAAATCTGTCTTCCAAATAGTAAACAACTTTGCTAAGTGCCTTATCAAGTTCGGTTTCTTGCTTTTTTGAATTTTCATTGATTATAGTGTTTGTTCGTAGTTTTCGCAGTTGATTTCTATTTGCCATTGAGTTTCCTCTCTACAAGAAATAGTTGTTCAGTAACATGGATATCTCGGTTTCTTAGATTCCTTGATCCGCGAAATGTGTTATAACGAATCTCAAATTCATCAACACTGCCTATCTTTTGAAGCGTGGTACGCATTTCGTCTGGAGAAATAAACCCTTCATTATTAAACGAAATAAGAAGAAAACGCGTATCAAGTGTATGCAGTAGATTATTAAATAGTTCTTTAGATTTTGTTTGAACATTATAGCCTGAGCGTTTCCAGTTTTCTGGAATACCTGATACTCGACTTATATTAATAGGTTCTTTATAATGCACAAGTAAGTTTAGCATAAAGTAATTTGAACCATAAGGGTGTTGATTGTAAGGCGGATCAATATAAGTCAAATCAAGTTCCTTTATCTGACTAGCTATCTTATTTGTGTCGTCATGATACACTTCGTAATCACATTCAAATTGACTTAGAACAGGTGGTTCTAGTTCAATTCGCCCTTTAATGCGATTTAATGCGTTGGAATTAGTGCCGCCGTATTGCCCAATTCCAGTCATCTTGTTCTTGTAGAAGCCCTTAAATACCCCAGAAGTGTTTGAATGGACAGACGCTTTACTAAGAAGAGGCCCTAGTAGCGAATCACGGAAGTTTGCGGGATAGTCCTCAATCATTCTACGATAATTATCTAGTCGGCGGGCATTATCACGTGTGTAGAAAACTCGGTCGTTTTGTGTAATTCTCGATTCGTCCTCAGGGGCATAAAGTTTCTCAATAAATCCTCTAGAAGTTGGTGCGTCCACACGATTGTTAAGCTCCTCAACAATTCTGGCAATTGTAGTCAAATCAACTGAGCTGCGATTTTGAAGATAACATCGTGAAATTGACGCAGCATAATCTTCAAAATCGTTACTCGCAAGATACGAGGCATGGGCTTTCATAAAGCGAGAAACAATACCGGAGCCACTGAATGCGTCAAACACACGAAGGTGTGATTTGCCTATTCGTTTCTTCACTTGTATAACTGCTTTGCCTATGTGCCTCAACAGCGAACGCTTATTTCCTATATATGTAATAAGTTGATTTGAAAGGTAGTCAATGTTTTCTATTTCAATCATAGAGAGTACTTCCTCAGGGATGCCCAGAATACATTAGTTTCTTTACGATTCGTGTTGCCTTGCGAGCAGAGATGATAGGGATGTTCACACCTGAGTCGTTTGTTTGAAGGTATGGACCGCGACAAGTAAAACACCGTCTTTTTCATTATATAGGCGTTTTATACAAATGTCAAGAAAAAAGCAGTTAGACACTCAAGGTCATAGGTTCGCTCTCTATGGATTTTTATTATCGAACTCATGTTTCTTAATCTCTTTTTTCTCAAAGTATAGATTTCTGACTCGGTCTCCTATCAATCTAAATCCTGTAACCTGTCCAGTGTCATCTCGCGTGAAATGAATCTCTGGGAAAAACCAGGAATCCCCGTGGAAATGACCGTCGGTGTAAGTTAGCAATATATCGTCATGCCGTATATGTTGTGCCACGAGTCCATCCTCGCGCACACGAATGGTATAAGTTGTATCGAGTTCTTCAGTATAGTAATCGCCCTCAAATTCTGTCAACTGCTCCGGTGCCAGTGGTGCGGATTTGGTGTCCTCAGCAGACTCTACTGCCTTCTCTGGCTCAGGTGTTTCTACAGGCGCGAGTGCATCGGCAAGATAGATATCCGCGACTCTTTCTGCCAGATCGAGTGGGTTGAAGGTATCTAAATTGCATAAGATGACAACGCCAAATTGCTGATCGGGGAAACGCATCAAATGGCTCCGAAATCCGCGCCATGATCCGCTGTGTCCGACCGTTTTCAACCCTCTATAGTCACCGATGTTCAATCCGAGGGCATAACTAATCTGTTCCCCGTTGTTAAGCACGCCACGCTGGTGCATCTGCTCAATTACTATTTGTTCGCCAATCTGTGTATTGTCAAAGTTCAGAATCCACTTCGCCAGGTCTTCCACCGTTGAAAAGAGGGAGCTTGAACCGAGAGCAGTTGTATTATTGACAGCATGTTTAAACCCACCGTTTTCGACCGCTTGATACGAATACGCTCGGTTCTTCAGGATCATTTGGTGGTCATCGTGAAAGTGAGAGTTCGTCATTGCGAGCGGCTTGAAGATGTTGGCATCCGTCCATTCCCGAAATGAATCCCCTGTTACCGTTTCGACAATTTCTGCGAGCAGATTGTAGCCCGTATTGCTGTATGAATATGCTGCCCCCGGCTCAAAATTGAGTGCTTTCTGCTGACGGACCATTTTCAAGATGTGTTTGAACGAAATTACATCCTCCATTGCCACTCCCGCGATAACAAGAGATTGCACCCAATCCCGTAATCCGCTGGTGTGATGCAAAAGATGTCGGAGTGTGATTGTGTGTCCAAAATCCGGGACATCAGGCAGATATATTCGTATGTCATCATCTAACGAAAGTTTTCCGTCGTGGGCTAAGGTGGCAATAGCAAACGCAGCAAATTGCTTGGACACCGAAGCGATGTCGAAAATAGTTGTCGGCGTAATCGGGATATCGTATTCAAGGTTCGCCATCCCGTAGCCCCGTTTATAGATGATTTCACCGTCTCTGGTAACCGCCAGAGCAGCACCTGGGGAATCTGAGCGGTTCCATTCTGCAAACAATTGATCGACTTTTGCCTCAAGTGTCTCGTGAGTTGTCATTACTGTTCCTTTTTGAATTATTTTCGTAGTTTAGCTTTGCTGCTGTGGGTACTGGTGGATTTGTAGGGGTGTCGCCTTGCTCTATACTCGTCGGTTGGGTGGAAAATAGGATTAAGACGGGTGTTTCAATGAATTCAAGTGACTTCCTTGGTAAGTATTTTCTGTCCATAGATTTTCCAGACTGCATAACGTAGACAAGCACGGATAACGGCTCTGGAAATCTCATGATTTACTGATTATTTCTACTTTCAGTTGGATATCAAGATCGGAAGCAATTCTCTCAAGAAGTCTTTTTTTCGTTTTTGTATCGCTATGGGTCATTATATAATACTGCCCAGACTTGCGCTGGTCGTATGTGGGGTGATCAAAAGTAGATATGAGGGGAGTAGCATTTAGCTTAAGTTCAGGTCTAAGATTTTTTACCTTTTCTATTCCTAATTTTTCAATTACCTCCGCGAAGGTAGTCGCTGAAACCTTATGGTTAATTTGTTCTCCATCGGGCATGGTAACAAGAAGACCTTTGTTCTTGTTTTTAGGAGGCGGTGGTGGAGGACCATTACCATTGTCCGGTCCAATTTTTCTTTGTAGACTTCTCAGAAAATCCAGCATCTGTTCATCGGTCGGTCTATATCCACACAGATTTTCGGTTTTCTCTGCTACAGTATGTAACAAAAACTCATCTGCTTCCTCTACTAATTTGCTCCACGCCTCCGGTAAACGTGTTGCAACCTGTCTTTGCTGAACAACTTTCTCATAGTCCTTCTTGATTGCCTCAACAGCTTTCTCTGTACGGACTGACTCGTAGTTCAAGTATCTGTTCAGCCGTTTGGCTTTCTCTTCGCTATCACCTTCAATTAGATCCATCTCGTGTACCTTACGTTCTCTATAATCTCCTTGCCCAATCGGGTAGAAAAATCGCCATTTCTGACCATCAGTGAGAATAGCAATCGGAACGCCTTCGTGAAAAGCATATTCAAAAAGTTGCCGCTCTGCCCCTTCAATATTTCCGACTCGCTTAACCTCAATAAAAACGATCGGCTTTGATGGTGGATGACACAAGGCAAAGTCTACTTTTCTTCCTTCTATGCCATATTGAGGAAACACAGCTTGAGTATCGAACGTAGACCAATCCAATGTCCCAAGTAACCGTAGCACAATGCCTTGTGAAACTGCTGCCTCATCTGGATAGCGGTTGATTTTTAAACCTTCGCGTATGTCGTCAATATGTTCCTTAAGTGTCATTGCTTAACAAATCATTCCTTTCAAAAAAAATCGGTCACGGCATAGGTTCACCGAAAACTTTCCATAAATCAATAAGTTTAATTTCTCCATTATATAAAATTTTGTTCCGATGTCAAGGAAAAAGGCATTAGAAAATGTGTAAGTTTTTGGCAAAGGTTTGGAATGAAGTTGGAATAATTGCATTTGAAAATAGGCTCTGGATATGTTATCCTATAAATGAGATAACTTCTATATTGGGGAGGAATATACATGCCAATTCATTGGAGAGATCACATTGTTAGCACACCGGAGATATTACGAGGTAAACCGCGTATCAAGGGCACAAGAACCCCTGTAAGTCTTCTCCTCGGATACTTGGCGGCAGGTCATACAATAGACGAAATCATCGCTGAATTTCCCGATGTCAAAGCGATACAGATTCAAGCTTGTCTTGATTACGCACGCGAATTAGCCGAATTTGAGGAAGTTGCTTAATGGGCTTGCGGTTTTTGGCGGATCAGTGTGTTCCTAATGTTGTTATTGAAACCCTTCGTGATGCCGGTTATGAAGTTTGGTGCCTCAGAGATTATCTTCCTATTGAATCACCGGACTTAGTTGTCATTTCAAAGGCACAAGAACTGGGAATGATTCTTATATCCTTAAACGGTGATTTTGCCAATATATTTAACTATCCACCAAATAACTATCAGGGCATTGTAGCACTTCAAGTTAGAAACCACCCCGAAGTCTTACCACAAATTGTGTCCCGCTTGATAGATTATCTTTCAGTTAATCCTGATATTGAGCACTATACAGGTAAACTTTTCTTGGTCGAAGTACATCGAATCAGAATTCGTCAATAAACGAGATTACGCCTAAACCCATCAATAAACGAGATTACGCCTAAACCCAGATGATGTCCGATTTTGACTGATCATTGGAGTTGATGGTTCTCTTGCATCATGTTCCCAGAACACTAATTTAGAGACGATAGAATTCCCTCGCATTTTCGGACAAGATTTTGCGTGTCAGCGACTGAGGTAGTTGCGCAGGAAAGGCTTCATCAGGTGAATCGAAGTGCCAGTGCGGGTAGTCGCTTGAGAACATCAACATGTCTTCTGAATCGAGCTGCCCGACAATCTGAAGCAGTTCCGCAGCGGTGGGTGGTGCGTCAATCGGTTGGAGCGTCATCCGTATATGTTGACGGATATACGCTGATGGGGGTTGTTTGACCCATGGTGTCAAACTTCGCAAACCGCGCCACTCTTTATCGAACCGCCACATAAGCGACGGCATCCACGTAACACCGGTTTCTATGAGTGCGACGCGTAGGTTAGGAAACTGCTCAAAGACTCCTTCAGAGATGAGGCTTAGCACCTGTGCCTGAAACACCTGCGACATGCCGACATATTCTTCCAAATAGGTTGAGGGCCACCCTACGGAGGTTGGCGGCAGTCCGGGGGCTCCACCGTAATGGATGCCGATAACGAGTTGGTGACGCACAGCTGCTGCATAGATCGGATGATAGCGTCTATTGCCGTAAGGTGCTTGTGATCGGGCAGGTAGCATTACCTGTACAAACCCCGGATGTCCGCCTAAACGCTCAATCTCGCGCGCTGCGAGTTCCGGATTCTGGCTTGGCACAATCAGTGAACCGCGAAGGCGGGGTTCTGGGTCAAGCCAGTGTTCAATCTGCCAATCGTTGACTGCCGAAGCGAGTGCTGCCGCAAGGTCTTCGTTATGGACGCTCTGCACCCGATACTCACAGGTGAGGATGCCGTATTCGGCTTCCCAGAAGTCAAGCGCGTGTTTCTGTAAGAGTGCTAAATCCGAGGCAGGACGATCTTCTGAGGGATGTGTGATTTCCGGGCGTGATGAAGTCGGGACACCCTCTGGATAGTCGTTCGCATCCGGTCCAGGAAAGCCGGATTCCTCGCAATAGTCACACCAGTAATCGGGTAGGTACGGATAGAGCATCCGATGTGAGGGGAGCCGATTGTGGAGATCGCAGTCAATTATAGGCGTGTCCGAGCGAACGAAACTGGGCTTAGAATTTTCGGATGTCATACATTTTCCTTTCTAAACTTTTGAAGTTGTCCCATACGTATTCCAGAACAAGACGTGTTCACCTTCACACTCCTGCGCTTTTATGTAGTGAACCAGTCCTGCCAATGTTTTACCTGTGTACGTATTCTCAAGTGTGATGCCTTCATGTTCAGCCATCATTGCGACTGCACGCATACCCGCTTCCGTCGGAATGGCATATCCATCTCCAAAATCGTCGTGCCAGAGTTCTACGCGACGTGGATTGATCTCGTTAGCGTCTACCGCGCCGATGAGACGTAAAATCCGCCGCACCATCCGAGAGATTGACCACGAGTTTGCGACTATCCAGTCAGCAACACGCACACCGACGACCTGAGCTTGTAACCCAGCAAGCCGGACACCAACGATCAAACCTGCTATAGTCCCACAGGTGCCTACTGGAACGAAGATAAATCGTGGCTCTGGGAGGATACCCGCCTCAATCTGTGCCTTGAGTTCTAAAACCGCTTTCACATAACCGATGGAACCGAGCGGCGAAGAACCACCCGCCGCAATAAAATAACGTTCCTCTCCAACGCCAAGAACCGTCTTCATCTGTTCATACCCGTAACGGGCGAACATCGTGTTCATGTGCTTCACCTCGTGGACCTGTGCGGCGTGTTCACAAATTACGCGGTAGTTCGTCTCGGAATACTCAGTAGGATGCTGTTTGAAGAGTAAGCATTCTACATCGAATCCGGATGCCTTACCGTAAACCGCTGTCGCTCGGACGTGGTTGGAGCCTGTCGGACCGATTGTAAAGAGCCTTTTTTTGAAGTTCACTTGCGATGCCGCTGCGAACATATACTCCAATTTTCGTACCTTATTACCGCCGCCCAACGGACCGCTGAGATCATCCCGTTTTATCCAGAGCGACTCGAAGCCGAGCGCACGCTCAAGGTTTGAAAGACGCTCAACCGGTGTAGGGAAGTTTCCGAGTGGGAAGTGTGGAATTGACTCAATCATTTCTTACCGCGAATTATAAAAATAAATAGAGAATAGGATAACGCCCTTCCTATCGCTGGCAGGGTTTCTAACTCTTAGACAATATCACTCTCGGTTATCTGCTTGGCAACATGCGTAGCAAGTGCCGCAATGGTTAACGTCGGTGGCACCCCAATAGAGGACGGGAAGAGACTCGCATCGGCAACAAATAACCCTTTCACGTTATGGGATTCCCCGGAGAGTTTGACGACATTTTTCCGTGGATTTTCACCCATTCGGAGAGTACCTTGCGGATGACTGGAGGCTAACATAATGTCGTTCGGCATGATACCGCGTCGGCGGATAATCTCAAGGTCAGCCTCCGTTTTGATAGGGAGATGTTGTGTGTAAGGCATCAAAATCTCTGTCGCACCTGCAGCGGAAAGCAGACGAGCGGCATTGATTGCCCCTTCAACCAATACCTGTTTATCCGAACGCCGGAGCCGGTAGGCGATGTTTGGCGTGCCCTTGTAATTTACCGATACGCGTCCGGTTGTTCCGTCATGCAAGAGGACGAGAAGCGCAGCAATGTGACGATAGCGCTCCATCAATGCTCGGTGATCTTCACCGAATCCCGGCAGGCTTGCCGCAACTATCATCTGTGAACCGAAGGCGGGCATGAGCAGATAGCCGCTGTCCGGTGCGCGTCTCAAATCCAGAAAGTGATCAATATAGTAACTCTGCGGAATACCATGGTGTCCGTCAATGATCTCGTTAAAAACCCCACCTACAAAAACAGCTGGGTGCAGATGGAGATTTTTTCCAACCCACTGATTCGGATTTGGAAGTCGGCTTTTTAGCCAGAGTTGTGGCGAGTTGATCGCACCGGCGGCGAGGACGACGATTTTGCTTTGAATGTCTAATTTGCCCGACGGCAAACTTGCAGAAACACCCGTCACTCTACCTCTTTTCACATAGATTTTCTCAGCCGTGCAGTCGCTGTAAAGTTTCGCGTTAGCGGCAAGTGCCGAGGGGATGTATGTGACTGCCATGCTCTGTTTGCCAATTCTCATTGATTCCTCTTCCGTTGACTTGGAGGCTGGACATCCAAAGAGACATTGGGCACCACATGTAGAGCAAGCACCGCGATTATGTCTTTGCAATCCACCACGCCACTGCATCGCTTCACATCCACCGCGAATAACCGCATTTAATCGATTCACGTCCGCTTCTTGCATCTGTGTAACACCGAGTGTCTGCTCTACCTGATTGAAACGAGACCAAATCTCTGGAATCTGCCACCTGTATAACAGTGCTTGGGGTGGACGGACCGCATAACAGAGATTGTGCACCGTTGAACCGCCAACGCCTTTACCCTGTGAAATGATGATCGCACCGTCACGTGTGCAGCGGAGACCACTATCCCAGAAAAGACGACGCAGCATTTCCGGTTCGTAACTATTGAAAGTACTTGGATCGTGATTCTCTCCCGCCTCTAAAATAACAACCGACAATCCCGCTTCTGCGAGTTCCTTCGCCACGACCGCGCCACCTGCACCGGAACCGATGACACAAACATCTGCCTGCTCGTTCTGTTGGAGTTTCTTTTCTCTTGGCTGAGAAGAACGGGTATTGGTGGAATTTGAAAGCCGAGACTGTGATGTGTTCATAGTGTTAAGGTTCGTGAAACGTTTTACCCACTGAGATTTACTTTGTCAAGGATTGATAACGTTGATAAGCTTGTTCTGCTTTTTCTTG is part of the Candidatus Poribacteria bacterium genome and harbors:
- a CDS encoding pyridoxal-phosphate dependent enzyme, with product MIESIPHFPLGNFPTPVERLSNLERALGFESLWIKRDDLSGPLGGGNKVRKLEYMFAAASQVNFKKRLFTIGPTGSNHVRATAVYGKASGFDVECLLFKQHPTEYSETNYRVICEHAAQVHEVKHMNTMFARYGYEQMKTVLGVGEERYFIAAGGSSPLGSIGYVKAVLELKAQIEAGILPEPRFIFVPVGTCGTIAGLIVGVRLAGLQAQVVGVRVADWIVANSWSISRMVRRILRLIGAVDANEINPRRVELWHDDFGDGYAIPTEAGMRAVAMMAEHEGITLENTYTGKTLAGLVHYIKAQECEGEHVLFWNTYGTTSKV
- a CDS encoding GMC family oxidoreductase is translated as MNTSQSRLSNSTNTRSSQPREKKLQQNEQADVCVIGSGAGGAVVAKELAEAGLSVVILEAGENHDPSTFNSYEPEMLRRLFWDSGLRCTRDGAIIISQGKGVGGSTVHNLCYAVRPPQALLYRWQIPEIWSRFNQVEQTLGVTQMQEADVNRLNAVIRGGCEAMQWRGGLQRHNRGACSTCGAQCLFGCPASKSTEEESMRIGKQSMAVTYIPSALAANAKLYSDCTAEKIYVKRGRVTGVSASLPSGKLDIQSKIVVLAAGAINSPQLWLKSRLPNPNQWVGKNLHLHPAVFVGGVFNEIIDGHHGIPQSYYIDHFLDLRRAPDSGYLLMPAFGSQMIVAASLPGFGEDHRALMERYRHIAALLVLLHDGTTGRVSVNYKGTPNIAYRLRRSDKQVLVEGAINAARLLSAAGATEILMPYTQHLPIKTEADLEIIRRRGIMPNDIMLASSHPQGTLRMGENPRKNVVKLSGESHNVKGLFVADASLFPSSIGVPPTLTIAALATHVAKQITESDIV